The following proteins are co-located in the Castanea sativa cultivar Marrone di Chiusa Pesio chromosome 8, ASM4071231v1 genome:
- the LOC142606820 gene encoding large ribosomal subunit protein P2B-like gives MKVVAAYLLAVLGGNTTPSAEDLKNILGSVGAEADDDRIELLLSEVKGKDITELIAAGREKLSSVPSGGDAIAVAAPGGGACGAAPEAVGAESKKEEKVEEKEESDDDMGFSLFD, from the exons ATGAAGGTTGTCGCTGCATACTTGTTGGCCGTGTTGGGAGGCAACACAACTCCTTCCGCTGAAGACTTGAAGAACATCCTCGGATCAG TTGGGGCTGAAGCTGATGATGATAGAATTGAGTTGCTCTTGTCTGAAGTCAAGGGAAAAGATATCACAGAGCTGATTGCAGCTGGTAGGGAGAAGTTGTCATCAGTGCCTTCTGGTGGTGACGCTATTGCTGTTGCTGCACCTGGTGGTGGTGCTTGTGGAGCTGCCCCTGAAGCTGTTGGTGCTGAGTCAAAGAAAGAGGAGAAAGTGGAAGAGAAAGAGGAGTCTGATGAC GATATGGGTTTCAGCCTCTTTGACTAA